The following nucleotide sequence is from Pseudomonas sessilinigenes.
CCGAACTGCGCGCGCAGTTGCTGGAGCAGTTGCCCGAATACATGGTGCCGGCAGCCTATGTCAGGCTCGATGCCTTGCCGCTGACCGCCAATGGCAAGCTGGATCGCCGGGCCTTGCCGGTGCCGGAGCTGGATGCACTGCTGTCCCGGCAGTACGAGGCGCCGGAGGGCGACAATGAGGTCGTGCTCGCACAGATCTGGAGCGAGCTGCTGCACATTGAGCGGGTGGGGCGCCACGATCATTTCTTCGAGCTGGGCGGGCACTCGCTGCTGGCCATGCGCATGCTGTCCCAGGTGCGTCGGCGTCTGGGTGTGGAGCTGGCCCTGGGTGAGCTGTTCGCCAACGCTGAGCTGCACGCCGTGGCCCAGGCCCTGGTCCGGGCCGAGCGCAGCAGCCTGCCGGACTTGCTGCCGGCGCCGCGCAACCAGCCCCAGGTGCTGTCCTTCGCCCAGCAGCGACTGTGGTTCCTGGCACAGATGGAGGGCGCCAACACCGCCTACAACATTCCCATCGGCTTGCGCCTGCGCGGGCAACTGGACAGCCAGGCCCTGCAACGTGCGCTGGCGCGTATCGTCGCGCGCCATGAAACCCTGCGCAGCCGCTTCGCCCAGTATGGCGACGAAGCCGAAGTGCTGATTGCCGACCCGCAGTCCGGGTTGAGCCTGCAGGTGGAAAACCTGCGCGGCCATCCCCGGGCCGACGAGGCCTTGCAGGCCCTGGTCCAGGGCGAGGCCTCGGCGCCGTTCGACCTGGAGCGCGGGCCACTGATCCGCGGGCGCCTGGTGACCCTGGCGGACGATCACCATGTACTGTTGCTGACCCTGCATCACATGGTCAGCGATGGCTGGTCCATGGGCGTGCTGACCCGTGAGCTGGTGGCCCTGTACGGCGCCTTCAGCCGCGGCCTGCCGGACCCGTTGCCGGCGCTGGCTCTGCAGTACAGCGACTTTGCCCACTGGCAACGGCGCTGGCTCAGCGGTGCGGTGCTGCAACAGCAGGGCGACTATTGGCGCCAGGCCCTGGAGGGGGCGCCGGCCTTGCTGTTGTTGCCCACCGACCGGCCGCGCCCGGCCCAGCAGGACTATGCCGGCAGCAGCATCCCGGTGCGCCTGGATGCCCAGCTCACGGCGGGCCTGCGGGCCTTGAGCCAGCGTCATGGCAGTACCTTGTACATGACCCTGATGAGCGCCTGGGCCTTGTTGCTCGGGCGTCTGTCAGGGCAGGCCGAAGTGGTGGTCGGCACCCCGGTGGCCAATCGCATGCAGGCTGAAGTCGAGGGCCTGATCGGCTTGTTCGTCAACACCCTGGCTGTGCGCGTGGACCTGGCGACAGCGCCACGGATCGAGGCGTTGCTGGCCCAGGTCAAGGCCCGCACCCTCGAAGCCCAGGCCCACCAGCACCTGCCGTTCGAGCAGGTGGTGGAGATCCTGCGGCCGGTGCGCAGCCTGTCCCACAGCCCAGTGTTCCAGACCCTGATGACCTGGCAGAACGGTGATGTCCCGCAACTGGTGCTGGGGGACTTGCGCCTGGAGGGCATCCACGAGGCCAGCCATTTCGCCAAGTTCGACGTGTCGCTGAACCTGGGAGAGGTCCAGGACCATATCGAGGGCACCCTGGAGTACGCCACGGCGCTGTTCGACGAGGCCACCCTGCAGCGTTATGTCGGCTACCTGCAGCGGGTGCTGCAGGCCATGGTGAGCGACGACCAGATGCTCCTGGATCAGGTGCCGCTGCTGGACCAGGAGCAGCGTTGGCAGTTGCTCGAAGGTTTCAACGCCACCGACCGCGACTATCCGCTGGAGCAGACCTTGCACGGGTTGTTCGAAGCCCAGGTACTGCGCAGCCCAGAGGCGCTGGCGGTGCAGGCCGGCGAGCAGTGCCTGAGCTATCGCCAGCTCAACCAGCAGGCCAACCAGTTGGCCGGGCACCTGCTGCAATTGGGCGTCGGCCCGGACCAGCGGGTGGCCATCTGCGTCGAGCGCAGCGTCGACATGGTGGTAGGCCTGCTGGCGATCCTCAAGGCCGGGGGTGCCTACGTGCCCATCGACCCGGCTTACCCGGCCGAGCGTATCGCCTACATGCTTGAGGACAGCGCGCCGCTGGCGGTGCTGGCCCAGGGTGCGACCCTGGGCCTGCTGGGCGATCCGGACGTGCCAGTGGTGGATCTCGAACAATCGGTGTGGAGTCGCCAGCCCAGGATCAATCCACGGATCGCCGGGCTTACGCCACGGCACCTGGCCTACGTGATCTACACCTCCGGTTCCACTGGCCAGCCCAAGGGCGCGATGAACGAGCACCGGGCGGTGGTCAACCGCTTGCTATGGATGCAGGAGCAGTACCGGCTCACCAGCTGCGACGCGGTGTTGCAGAAGACTCCGTTCAGCTTCGACGTGTCGGTGTGGGAGTTCTTCTGGCCGCTGTTCACCGGCGCCCGCCTGGTGATGGCTCGCCCCGAAGGGCACAAGGACCCGGCCTACCTGCGCCAGGTGATCGCCCGGGAAAACATCACCACCCTGCATTTCGTGCCCTCGATGCTCGACGTGTTCCTGGCCTATGGCGAGACTCGCGAGTGCGCCAGCTTGCGCCAGGTGATGTGCAGCGGCGAGGCGCTGCCGGGCAGCCTGGTACGGCGTTTCAAGCAGCAGTTACCGAATGTTGGTTTACACAATTTGTATGGCCCCACCGAAGCCGCGGTGGACGTGACGGCTTGGGATTGCACCGGTCCGCTGGAGACGACTCCTGACAACACGCCCATCGGTAAGCCGATCGCCAACACCCGCCTGTACCTGCTGGACGCGCAATTGCAGCCGGTGCCATTGGGCGTGGTGGGCGAGCTGTTCATTGCCGGGGTGCAGGTGGCGCGCGGTTACTTGAACCGCGAGCAACTGACCGCCGAGCGTTTTGTCGACGATCCGTTCAGCGCCGAGCCGGACGCGCGGATGTACCGCACGGGCGATCTGGGGCGCTATCTCGCCGACGGCAATATCGAGTACCTGGGACGCAACGACGACCAGGTGAAGATCCGTGGCCTGCGCATCGAGCTGGGGGAAATCCAGGCGCGCCTGACCCAGCTCGAAGGCATCAAGGAGGCCGTGGTCCTGGCCCGCGAGGACGTACCCGGGGACAAGCGCCTGGTGGCCTACTACACCAGCGATGCCGGGCACGGGAAATTGCCTGTCGAACAGTTGCGCCAGGCGTTGCTGGAGCACCTGCCGGACTACATGGTGCCCGCGCTATTCGTACACCTGGAGGCCTTGCCCCTGAGCCCCAACGGCAAGCTGGAACGCAAGGCGTTGCCGGCACCCGGGCTGGAAGCGGCGCTGGTGCGCGAGTACGAGGCACCGGTGGGCGACACCGAGATCCTGCTGGCGCAGTTGTGGGCCGAGTTGCTCAACGTCGAGCGGGTAGGGCGCCACGACCATTTCTTCGAGCTGGGCGGGCACTCGCTGCTGGCGGTGAGCCTGATCGGCCGCATGCGCCGGGCCGGTCTCTCGGCGGATGTGCGGGTGCTGTTCGGCCAGCCAACCCTGGCCGCCCTGGCCGCTGCCGTGGGCCGTGGCCGCGAGGTGCAGGTGCCGCAGAACCTGATCTACCGCGATTGCCCGCGCATCACCCCGCCACTGTTGCCGCTGATCGAGCTGGACCAGGCCGCCATCGACCGGGTCGTGGCCACGGTGCCCGGCGGTACCGCCAACGTCCAGGACATCTATCCGCTGGCGCCGTTGCAGGCGGGCATCCTCTACCACCACCTGGCCGCCGGCCAGGGCGATCCCTATGTGCTCCAGGCGCAGTTCGCCTTCGACACCGTCGGGCGCTTGCAGGCCTTCGCCAAGGCCTTGCAGGGGGTGATCGAACGTAATGACATTCTGCGCAGCGCGGTGCTCTGGGAGGGGCTGGACGAGCCGCTGCAAGTGGTCTGGCGCGAGGCTGCGCTGGTCTGTGAAGAGCGGGTGCTGGATGCTGCCCAAGGGCCGGTGCTGGAACAATTGCAGGCGCGCTTCGACAGCTGTCGCTACCGCATGGAGATTGCCCAGGCACCGCTGCTGCGCCTGGTGTATGCCGTCGATCCGGACCATGGACGGCTGGTGGCGTTGTTATTGTTCCACCACCTGGTGATGGACCACGTGGCCCTGGAAGTGCTGCAGCACGAGCTGCACGCCTTCCTCCTGGGGCGCCAGGAGCGCCTGGGCGCCGCCGTGCCCTATCGCAACTACGTGGCCCAGGCCCGGCTGGGCATCGGGGCGGCCGAGCATGAGGTGTTTTTCCGCCAGATGCTGGGCGATATCCACCAGCCGACCCTGCCCCTGGGCTTGCAGGAAGTACCGGGTCGCGAGGTCGTCCTCAGCGAGGCTCGCCACCCCCTGGATCGGCTGCTGGCCCGGCGCTTGCGCCTGCAGGCCCGGCAACTGGGCGTCAGCGCCGCGAGCCTGATGCACCTGGCCTGGGGGCGCGTGCTGGGCAGCCTGGCCGCGCAGCAACAGGTGGTATTCGGCACCGTGCTGTTGGGGCGGATGCAAGGTGGCGAAGGCGCCGAGCGGGCCCTGGGGGTGTTCATCAATACCTTGCCGTTGCGGGTCGACCTGGGCGAGGTGCCGGTGCGCGATGCGCTGTTGGCCACCCATGAGCGCCTGGCGCAACTACTGGGGCATGAGCAGGCGCCCCTGGCCCTGGTGCAGCGTTGCAGTGCGGTGGAGCCAGGTACGCCGTTGTTCAGCAGCCTGCTCAATTATCGCCACAGCGCACCGTCGGCCGATCTGACGGGGCCGGCGGACGGGGCCTGGGAGGGCATGCAGTTGCTCAACGCCGAAGAGCGCAGCAACTATCCGCTGACCTTGAGCATCGACGACCTGGGCGATGGCTTCATGTGCACGGCGGTAGCCGCCGGGGTCGATGCCCGGCGTATCTGCCAGTACCTGCAGTGCACCCTGGAAAACCTGCTGCAGGCCCTGGAACAGGAGCCGGGGCTGGCTATTGGCCGGGTGGCAGTGCTACCGGCTGCCGAGCGCCAGCAGGTGCTGGTGGCGTTCAACGCTACCCACCGTGACTACCCGCGACGGCAGACCCTGCACCAGCGTTTCGAGGCGCAGGTCCTGGAGCGTCCGCAACAGGTGGCGGCAGTGCATGGCCAGGAGGTGCTCAGCTATGCCCGGCTCAATGCCCGGGCCAACCAGCTGGCCCATCACCTGCAGGGGCTTGGCGTGCTTCCCGGGCAGGCCGTGGCCTTGCTGTTGCCACGCAGCCTGGATCTGTTGGTGGCGCAATTGGCGGTCAGCAAGTGCGGTGCGGCCTATGTCCCGCTGGATATCCATGCCCCGGCCGAGCGGCTGGGCTTCATGGTGGCCGACAGCCAGGCGGTGGTCCTGCTGGTCCATAGCGATCGGCCGTTGGATGTAGCGACGCCACGGGTCGAGCTGGATCGGCTGCGCCTGGACCGGTTGCCGGGGCACAATCCCGGCCTGGAACTGTCCAGCGAAGCGGTGGCGTACATCATGTACACCTCCGGCTCCACCGGCGAACCCAAGGGCGTCTTGGTGCCGCACCGGGCCATCACCCGATTGGTGATCAACAACGGCTATGCCGACTTCAACGTCGGTGACCGGGTGGCGTTCGCCTCCAACCCGGCGTTCGACGCCAGTACCCTGGACGTCTGGGGGCCGTTGCTCAACGGTGGCCGGGTCGTGGTGGTGGACCACCAGACCCTGCTCGATCCACCGGCGTTCGCCCAGCTGTTGCAAGCATATGGCGTGACGATGCTGTTCCTCACCACCAGCCTGTTCAACCAGTACGTGCAACTGATTCCCCAGGCCCTGAAGGGGCTGCGCATGCTCCTGTGTGGTGGCGAGCGGGCCGATGCCACGGCGTTCAGGCGGATGCAGGCCCAGGCCCCGGGATTGCGCCTGGTCAATGGCTACGGGCCGACGGAAACCACCACCTTCGCGGTCACCCACGAGCCGTGGGAATTACCAGCGGATGCCGACAGCGTGCCCATCGGCCGGCCACTGTCGAACACCCGCGTCTATGTCCTGGATGCACTGGGTCAGCCATTGCCGGTGGGGGTGGTCGGGGAGATCCATATCGGGGGCGATGGTGTGGCCCTGGGTTACTTGAATCGCCCTGAGCTGAGCGCCGAGAAGTTTCTCGCCGATCCCTTCAGTACCGAGCCTGGGGCCATGATGTATCGCACCGGCGACCTGGGCCGCTGGCTGGACAATGGCCTGCTCGAGTGCATCGGGCGCAACGACGAGCAGGTGAAGATCCGTGGGTTCCGGATCGAGCCAGGGGAGATCCAGGCCTGCCTGGCGAGCTTTGCCGGGCTGCGCGACGCCGTGGTGCTGGTGCGCGAGGATGAGCCTGGCGACAAGCGCCTGGTGGCCTACTACACGCTGCAACAGAAACAGGCGCAGCCCACGCAGCAGGCCCTGCGCGAGCACTTGCTGGAGCAATTGCCCGAGTACATGGTGCCCCAGGCCTACGTGCTGCTCGATGGCTTGCCTTTGACCAACAACGGCAAGCTGGATCGCAAGGCCCTGCCGCTGCCGCCGGCCCAGGCTGGCGTTTGCTACGAGGCACCGGCGACGGCGCTCGAGCAGGTCCTGGCCGAGCACTGGGCGCAGGTGTTGCAACTGCCCCAGGTGGGGCGTCATGAGCATTTCTTCGAGCAGGGCGGGCATTCGCTGCTGGCGATCCAGCTGGTCAACCGCCTGCAGCAGGTGGGTTTCGAGCTGGGCCTGGCGGACCTGTTCCAGCATGCCAGCGTGGCCGCCATGGCACGCTTGCTCGGCGAGCGCGAGACCGAGGCGGGCCCCCTGGAGCTGGTGACGGTTCGCCATGGCCGCGGGCCGGCGTTGTTCCTGGTGCATGAGTTCACCGGCCTGGACATGTATTTCCCGGTGCTGGGACAACACCTGGCGGGGGATTTCCCCATTCATGGCCTGTCCGGCATCGCCCTGGGCCAGCCCCAGTTGAACACCATGGAGTGCCTGGCAACGCGCTTGATCAAGGTGATGCGCCAGGCCCAGCCCGAGGGGCCTTATCGCCTGGCCGGCTGGTCCTTCGGCGGGGTGCTGGCCTATGAGATCGCCCAGCAGTTGCGGGGGCTGGACGAGCAGGTGGAGTTCCTCGGGCTGATCGACAGTTATGTGCCGCGCCTGACCGACCAGGGCAAGGCTCGCTGGTCTGGGGAGCATGCCCAGAAGCAGCACTTGCTGTTGCAGTGCCAGGCTTACTGGAGTGCCCAGGGCGTGGCCGGCGAGGCGTCGCTGGCGGCCGTGGAGCTCATGGGCAGCAGGTTCGAACAGTTCGATTTCCAGGCCTTGCTTCAGCAGCTGGATGAGCAGGGGCTGCTGTTCGAGCAGTTGGCTGCGGCCAGTGCCGAGCAGTTGTGGCAGTACCTGGATCGCGAGGTGGCCCATGGTCATGCGCTGGCCCACTACCACCTGCATCCGATTGGCGTGCCGGTGCACCTGTTCTGTGCCACCGAGCGGCCGACCGAACTGTCCCGTCGCAGCCCGACCCTGGGCTGGGGCGAGGTGCTGCCCAGCGAGCGCCTGCACTGCATCGCCGTGCCGGGGGACCACCTGAGCTTGATGCAGTTGCCCCATGTCCAGGCCCTGGGCCAGGCGCTCGGCGCAGCCATGGAACAAGCCCGCAGCCTGGCCAGTGCCACCCCTGCAGCAACGGCCCATCAGCCACTGCTGCGCATCCAGAGCGGTCGGCCTGGGCATACGCCGATCTTCTGCGTACCCGGGGCCGGCGACAGCATCACCGGTTTTATCGGGCTCACCGAGGCCCTGGGCACGGACTGGCCGATCTATGGCCTGCAGGCCAGGGGGCTGGATGGCAACGATGCCCCCCATGCCCAGGTGGAGGCCGCTGCCCGGCATTACCTGCAGGCGATCCAGGAGCAGTACCCGCAAGGGCCGTTGCACCTGATCGGCCATTCCTTCGGCGGCTGGGTGGCTTTCGAGATGGCCGGGGCCTTGCAGGCCGCCGGGCGGGTGGTGGCATCACTGACCCTGATCGACAGCCAGGCCCCGGACAGCGACGGTCAGTTGGGGCGGCCCTATACCACCACGGCGGCGCTGTGGCGCCTGGTGGAGTCGATGCAACTGGCCGCGGGCCAGGCCATGGGCATCGACCCGGTGGCGTTCGCCGCCGAGGACGACGCCATGCAGATGCACCTGCTGCATGCCGGCATGGTGCGGGTCGGCTTGTTGTCCCAGCGTGCCGACCCGCGAGCCATGCATGGCCCGGCGCGGACCTTCGCCACGGCCTTGCGTACTCGTTATCAGCCCCGGGATGGCTATCGGGGCCGGGTGCGCCTGGTCCTGGCCGACGATCCGAGCCTGGACGCCGCTGGCAATCGCCGGGAGCAACAGGGGATGGTCCACGGTTGGCGGCGCCAGGTGAGCGATCTTGGCGTGTGGTCCTGCCCAGGCAACCACTTCAGCCTGCTCAAGGCGCCCAATGTCTACCACTTGGCGGCCTGGTGGCTCGACGGCCTGTCGTTGCCCCAGGGGGAGGTTGTGTCATGACCGGCGACAGGAGTCGGCCATTGCCGGGCGGGTGCCCGGCAATGGCCAGTTAAAGCGTTTCACTCATCTGGAACACTGCTCACTACGGCAGCACGGTGTTCTGTAAAGGGGCTCGCCGCAGGCCGGTGGAGCCCAGCCTCAACGCACTTGTGGTCATCTATGGAAAAGTCGAAGTTTCGCAAAATCGGTATGGGGTCGTTGCTGGTGGTTGTGGCCGGGTTGATTTTCTATACGGTGCGCGCGCCGGCGCAGCCACCGCAGTACCTGACCGCCATCGTCGAACGGGGCGACATCGAAAATGCGGTGCTGGCCTCGGGGCTGTTGGAAGGCATCAAGCAGGTGGATGTCGGGGCCCAGGTTTCCGGGCAATTGAAGTCCCTCAAGGTCAAGGTCGGGGACAAGGTGACGAAGGGCCAGTGGCTGGCGGAAATCGATCCTTTGGTGCTGCGCAATACCCTGCGCCAGGCCGAGGTGGATGAGGAGGACCTGCAGGCCAAGCGCCGGGCCACCGCCGCCCAGCTCAAGGAAACCAAGGCCACCTACGAGCGCTATCGCCAATTGCAGACGGACGCCTCGATCTCCAAGCAGGATTTCGATACCTCCGAATCCAACTACGAGGTGCAGCGCGCCACCCTGATGTCCCTGGACGCGCAGATCAAGAGTGCGCAGATCCAGATCGACACGGCCAAGGTCAACCTGGCCTACACCCGCATCGTCGCGCCCATCGACGGGGATGTGGTGGGCGTGGTGACCCAGGAAGGCCAGACCGTGATCGCCAACCAACTGGCACCAGTGCTGCTCAAGCTCGCCGACCTGGACACCATGACCGTCAAGGCCCAGGTCTCCGAGGCCGACGTGATCCACATCACTCCCGGCCAGCAGGTGTACTTCACCATCCTCGGCGAATCCGAGAAGCGCTACTACGCCAAGCTGCGGGGCACGGAGCCGGCGCCGCAGAACTTTCTCGAGACCCAGCCGGCCGGTACCCCCAAGCAGAACACCGCGGTGTTCTACAACGCGCTGTTCGATGTGCCCAACCCTGACCACCGGTTGCGCATTTCCATGACCGCCCAGGTGCGCATCGTCCTGGATAACGCCAAGGACGTGCTGATGGTACCCGTGGCGGCCCTGGGCCCGCGCAATGCCGACGGCAGCTTCGCGGTGCGGGTGCTCGACGCCAAGGGCCAGGCCCAGTCGCGCAACATCAGTACTGGGATCAACAACAACGTCAAGGTGCAGGTCAAGGACGGCCTGGCCGAGGGCGACAAGGTGGTGATCGGTGATCCGTTGCCCGACTCGGCGGGGGCCTGACCATGAGCCAGCCCCTGTTGCAGCTCAAGGGCATCAGCCGCAGCTTCAAGGCCGGCGAGCGCGAGTTCCTGGCGCTGAAGAACATCGACCTGTGCATCGAGGCCGGGGAGATGGTGGCCATCACCGGTGCCTCGGGCTCGGGCAAGTCGACCCTGATGAACATCCTCGGTTGCCTGGACTACGCCACGGCCGGCAGCTACCAGGTCAATGGCCGGGAGACTCGCGATCTGGACGACCAGGCCCTGGCGGAACTGCGCCGCGACTATTTCGGCTTCATCTTCCAGCGCTACCACCTGCTGCCCCACCTCAACGCCATGCACAACGTCGAGATCCCGGCGATCTATGCCGGTAGCCCCCAGGCCCGGCGCCATGGCCGGGCCCGCGAACTGCTGGCGCGCCTGGGCCTGGCCGGGCACCTGGAGCACCGGCCCAACCAGCTGTCCGGTGGCCAGCAGCAGCGGGTGAGCATCGCCCGGGCCTTGATGAACGGTGGCGAGGTGATCCTCGCCGACGAACCCACCGGGGCCCTGGACACCAGCAGCGGCAAGGAGGTGATGCGCATTCTCCAGGAGCTGCATGCGGCCGGGCATACGGTGATCATCGTCACCCACGACCCCAAGGTGGCGGCCAATGCCGAGCGCATCATCGAAGTGCGTGATGGCGAGATCGTCAGTGACCGGGCCAACCAGCGCTCGCCAGAGGCGATCGTCGCCGCAACCGCGGCCCCCGCCCGGTCGGCCGGGGTCCGGCGCCTGGTGGCCAGCCTGGGGCTGTTCAAGGAGGCGTTCGTGATGGCCTGGGTGGCGCTGGTCTCGCACCGCATGCGCACCTTGCTGACCATGCTCGGGATCATCATCGGCATCACCTCGGTGGTGTCCATCGTGGCCATCGGCGAGGGCGCCAAGCGCTACGTGCTCAAGGACATCCAGGCGATCGGCAGCAACACCATCGACATCTTTCCCGGGACCAGCTTCGGCGACAGCCGGGCCGCGGGAATCCAGACCCTGGTGCCCGCCGACGTCACCGCCCTGAACCAGCTGTACTACGTCGACAGCGCCACGCCGATGGTGGGGCGCAGCCTGCTGCTGCGCTACGGCAACATCGACCTCAACGCCACGGTCAACGGCGTCAGCCACCTGTACTTCAAGGTCCGCGACATCAAGCTCGCCGCCGGCATCGCCTTCAGCGAGAACGATGCCCGGCGCCAGGCCCAGGTGGTGGTCATCGACCACAACACCCGCAACCGCCTGTTCGGCCCGGACGTCGACCCCCTGGGGCAAGTGATCCTGGTGGGCAACCTGCCGTGCACGGTGATCGGTGTCACCGCCGAGAACAAGAACCTGTTCACCGCGGCCAACCTGCTCAACGTCTGGGTGCCCTACGAGACGGCCGCGGGGAGGGTGCTGGGCCAGCGCCACCTGGACAGCATCAGCGTCAAGATCAAGGACGGCCAGCCGAGCAAGGTGGTGGAGGAGCACGTCAAGAAACTCATGGCGCAGCGCCACGGCACCAAGGACTTCTTCACCAACAACCTGGACAGCATCATGCAGACGGTGCAGCGCACCAGCCGCTCGCTGGCGCTTTTGCTGTCGCTGATCGCGGTGATATCCCTGCTGGTGGGCGGCATCGGGGTGATGAACATCATGTTGGTGTCGGTTACCGAGCGTACCCGCGAGATCGGCATTCGCATGGCGGTGGGGGCGCGCCAGTCGGACATCCGCCAGCAGTTCCTGGTGGAGGCGGTGATGGTCTGCCTGATTGGCGGTGCCATCGGTATCGCCTTGTCCTTCGCTATCGGCTACCTGTTCACCTTGTTCATCAAGGAGTGGGAGATGGTGTTCTCCATGGGGTCGATCGTGATGGCGTTCGCCTGCTCGACCCTGATCGGGGTGGTCTTCGGCTTCGTCCCGGCGCGCAATGCGGCACGCCTGGACCCCATCGAAGCCCTGGCCCGGGACTGAGTGTGGGGCCT
It contains:
- a CDS encoding MacB family efflux pump subunit gives rise to the protein MSQPLLQLKGISRSFKAGEREFLALKNIDLCIEAGEMVAITGASGSGKSTLMNILGCLDYATAGSYQVNGRETRDLDDQALAELRRDYFGFIFQRYHLLPHLNAMHNVEIPAIYAGSPQARRHGRARELLARLGLAGHLEHRPNQLSGGQQQRVSIARALMNGGEVILADEPTGALDTSSGKEVMRILQELHAAGHTVIIVTHDPKVAANAERIIEVRDGEIVSDRANQRSPEAIVAATAAPARSAGVRRLVASLGLFKEAFVMAWVALVSHRMRTLLTMLGIIIGITSVVSIVAIGEGAKRYVLKDIQAIGSNTIDIFPGTSFGDSRAAGIQTLVPADVTALNQLYYVDSATPMVGRSLLLRYGNIDLNATVNGVSHLYFKVRDIKLAAGIAFSENDARRQAQVVVIDHNTRNRLFGPDVDPLGQVILVGNLPCTVIGVTAENKNLFTAANLLNVWVPYETAAGRVLGQRHLDSISVKIKDGQPSKVVEEHVKKLMAQRHGTKDFFTNNLDSIMQTVQRTSRSLALLLSLIAVISLLVGGIGVMNIMLVSVTERTREIGIRMAVGARQSDIRQQFLVEAVMVCLIGGAIGIALSFAIGYLFTLFIKEWEMVFSMGSIVMAFACSTLIGVVFGFVPARNAARLDPIEALARD
- the macA gene encoding macrolide transporter subunit MacA; protein product: MEKSKFRKIGMGSLLVVVAGLIFYTVRAPAQPPQYLTAIVERGDIENAVLASGLLEGIKQVDVGAQVSGQLKSLKVKVGDKVTKGQWLAEIDPLVLRNTLRQAEVDEEDLQAKRRATAAQLKETKATYERYRQLQTDASISKQDFDTSESNYEVQRATLMSLDAQIKSAQIQIDTAKVNLAYTRIVAPIDGDVVGVVTQEGQTVIANQLAPVLLKLADLDTMTVKAQVSEADVIHITPGQQVYFTILGESEKRYYAKLRGTEPAPQNFLETQPAGTPKQNTAVFYNALFDVPNPDHRLRISMTAQVRIVLDNAKDVLMVPVAALGPRNADGSFAVRVLDAKGQAQSRNISTGINNNVKVQVKDGLAEGDKVVIGDPLPDSAGA